A genomic segment from Nodularia sphaerocarpa UHCC 0038 encodes:
- a CDS encoding tetratricopeptide repeat protein has protein sequence MTNPASNNIDKQNQDAYDDLIVSIEAGVGRLNLLIAVCDYENYRQEIISRYQAELQPHIRCYHVTLARNEPSLKAAIQQLVESEEYLQQHQPAVITVTGVEQLYFLRLGESQSEQEKFFGYLQWTREALREFPFAIVLWVTNQVLVNLIKKAPDFWSWRNGVFHFISKPKNFVHVQEFEPIRNILENGELSNLTDSKYSGIPIADLERLVEKIEQQDNHKEPKLLISLYLQLGDIYKIRLDKGEAPDYQQEQNLAIKYYLQAINLQTELGLETDLATSLNNLAYLYKSQGRYDEAEPLLIQALELRQRLLRDNHPDVATGLNNLALFYESQGRYDLAEPLYLQALELFKRHMGDNHPSIATSLNNLAVLYYSQGNYDQAELLHFQALELRQRLLEDNDPDIASSFNNLALLYESQGSYDLAEPLYLQALELFKRHMGENHPSIATSLNNLAFLYYSQGRYDLAEPLYLQALELRQRLLGDNHPDTATSLNNLAGLYESQGRYDQAETLFLQALEIRQKVFGVDHPKTVTVRQNLENLRANFSNS, from the coding sequence ATGACAAATCCAGCCTCAAATAATATAGATAAGCAAAATCAGGATGCTTACGACGATTTAATTGTTTCCATTGAAGCTGGTGTGGGACGGTTAAATTTATTAATTGCAGTTTGCGATTATGAAAATTATCGTCAAGAAATTATTTCTCGTTATCAAGCGGAATTACAACCACATATCCGTTGCTATCATGTTACGTTAGCACGAAATGAACCAAGCTTAAAAGCTGCAATTCAGCAATTAGTTGAAAGCGAAGAATATTTACAGCAACATCAACCCGCAGTGATTACAGTGACGGGTGTGGAACAACTTTATTTTTTGAGGCTAGGTGAGTCACAATCTGAACAAGAAAAGTTTTTTGGTTATTTGCAATGGACAAGGGAAGCACTTAGAGAATTTCCCTTTGCAATTGTGCTGTGGGTAACGAATCAGGTTTTAGTCAACTTAATTAAAAAAGCCCCGGATTTTTGGAGTTGGCGCAATGGTGTATTTCATTTTATCAGCAAACCTAAAAATTTTGTTCATGTTCAAGAGTTTGAACCAATCAGGAACATATTAGAAAATGGTGAATTGTCAAATTTAACTGATAGTAAATATTCGGGAATACCAATTGCCGATTTAGAAAGATTAGTTGAAAAAATAGAACAGCAAGACAATCACAAAGAACCGAAATTACTAATCAGTTTATATTTGCAGTTAGGAGATATTTATAAAATCCGACTGGATAAAGGTGAAGCACCAGATTACCAACAAGAACAAAATTTAGCAATCAAATATTATTTACAAGCAATTAATTTACAAACAGAATTGGGTTTAGAAACTGACTTAGCCACTAGCCTCAACAACCTGGCGTATCTCTACAAATCCCAAGGACGCTACGACGAAGCCGAACCCCTGTTAATCCAAGCTTTAGAACTGAGGCAACGCCTGCTGAGAGACAATCATCCCGATGTTGCTACCGGTCTCAACAACTTGGCATTATTCTACGAATCCCAAGGACGCTACGACCTAGCTGAACCATTGTATCTCCAAGCTTTAGAACTTTTCAAACGTCATATGGGAGACAATCATCCCTCAATCGCCACCAGCCTCAACAACCTGGCAGTACTTTATTATTCCCAAGGCAACTATGATCAAGCTGAACTCCTGCATTTCCAAGCTTTAGAACTGAGACAACGCCTGTTGGAAGACAATGATCCTGATATAGCCTCCAGCTTCAATAACCTGGCATTACTTTACGAATCTCAAGGAAGCTACGATCTAGCTGAACCCTTGTATCTTCAAGCTTTAGAACTTTTTAAACGCCATATGGGAGAAAATCATCCCTCAATCGCCACCAGCCTCAACAACTTAGCATTTCTCTACTATTCCCAAGGACGCTACGACCTAGCTGAACCATTGTATCTCCAAGCTTTAGAACTGAGACAACGCCTTTTGGGAGACAATCATCCCGATACCGCCACCAGTCTCAATAACCTAGCAGGACTCTACGAATCCCAAGGACGCTACGACCAAGCCGAAACCCTGTTTCTCCAAGCTTTAGAAATTCGTCAGAAGGTGTTTGGGGTTGATCATCCAAAGACGGTGACAGTTCGCCAAAATTTAGAGAATCTGCGGGCTAATTTCAGTAATAGCTGA
- a CDS encoding MFS transporter: protein MANRDANPKQPLLPALKSRNYRLFFAGQGFSLIGSWMTHLATIWLVYYLTKSPVILGVVGFSSQIPSFFLAPFGGVFVDRFSRYGTLIGTQIFSMIQSLALAVLALTGTIQVWHIIGLSLFQGLINAVDSPARQAFAPELVERKEDLANAIAMNSTMINTAQLIGPAIGGLLIASIGAAYCFLIDGLSYIAVITALLAMHIKPRQIVLTIGNPFQKVAEVFVYAFSFPAIRTILLFSALVSFMGLQYTILLTIFAEDILKGSAETLGFLMTASGVGASMGGIYLATRRTILGIGKLIALAPAILGIALIAFSYSRFLPLSLFLMLFVGLGTILQIAGSNTFLQTVVEDDKRGRLMSLYTMSFLGILPLGNLLGGFLANRIGAPNTLIIDGIVCIFGSILFYQQLPVLKQAIRAVYEQKSIVL, encoded by the coding sequence ATGGCTAATAGAGACGCAAACCCAAAGCAGCCACTATTACCAGCGTTGAAGTCAAGAAACTATCGTCTGTTTTTTGCTGGACAAGGTTTTTCCTTGATTGGTTCATGGATGACACATCTTGCCACAATTTGGCTAGTCTATTATTTAACAAAGTCCCCAGTCATCTTGGGAGTTGTGGGATTTTCTAGTCAAATTCCTAGCTTTTTTCTAGCACCTTTTGGGGGAGTATTTGTAGATCGTTTTTCGCGGTATGGGACTTTAATTGGGACACAAATATTTTCCATGATTCAGTCCTTAGCCTTAGCCGTGCTGGCGCTAACTGGTACGATTCAAGTATGGCATATCATCGGCTTAAGCTTGTTTCAAGGATTGATAAATGCAGTGGATTCACCAGCCAGACAAGCATTTGCACCGGAATTAGTGGAACGTAAGGAAGATTTAGCTAATGCGATCGCCATGAATTCAACTATGATTAATACAGCGCAATTAATTGGTCCAGCCATTGGCGGCTTACTCATAGCCAGTATCGGCGCTGCTTATTGTTTCCTAATTGATGGATTGAGCTATATTGCTGTAATCACTGCTTTATTGGCAATGCATATTAAACCTAGGCAAATTGTACTAACAATTGGTAATCCTTTCCAAAAAGTTGCCGAGGTATTTGTTTATGCTTTTAGCTTTCCAGCCATTAGAACTATCTTATTATTCTCAGCTTTAGTCAGCTTTATGGGATTACAATATACGATTCTGCTCACAATTTTTGCAGAAGACATCCTCAAAGGTAGTGCTGAAACATTGGGATTTTTGATGACTGCATCGGGGGTTGGAGCCTCAATGGGTGGTATTTATCTAGCTACACGTAGAACAATACTCGGAATTGGTAAATTAATTGCTTTAGCACCAGCCATTTTAGGAATTGCTTTAATTGCTTTTTCCTATTCTCGGTTTTTACCACTTTCTTTATTCCTAATGCTGTTTGTGGGCTTGGGAACAATTCTACAAATCGCTGGAAGCAATACATTTCTGCAAACAGTTGTCGAAGATGACAAACGGGGGCGATTGATGAGCTTATACACAATGTCATTTTTAGGAATTTTACCTTTAGGAAATCTATTAGGTGGCTTTTTAGCAAATCGCATCGGCGCTCCCAATACATTAATTATTGATGGCATAGTTTGTATTTTTGGCTCTATTTTGTTTTACCAACAACTCCCAGTATTAAAACAAGCTATCCGTGCAGTTTATGAGCAAAAAAGCATTGTTTTATAG
- a CDS encoding TerC family protein, whose amino-acid sequence MLDQIFDYLNFHFSVEAPIVLLILVLLEAVLSADNAIALAAIAQGLEDKELERKALNFGLVVAYVLRISLILTATWIQKYWQFELLGAGYLLWLVFQHFTSKESKDDHHHGPRFNSLLQAIPVIAFTDLAFSLDSVTTAIAVSQEKWLVLTGATIGIITLRFMTSLFIRWLDEFKNLEDAGYITVAFVGFRLLLRVVNDNLVPPEWVVISAIAIILVWGFSVRNDIEEVPELEPEKSEVETRG is encoded by the coding sequence ATGCTAGACCAAATTTTTGATTATCTTAACTTTCATTTCAGCGTTGAAGCCCCGATAGTGCTGCTAATCCTGGTTCTATTAGAGGCTGTGCTATCTGCTGATAATGCGATCGCCCTCGCTGCGATCGCCCAAGGATTAGAAGACAAGGAACTAGAACGCAAAGCCCTTAACTTCGGTTTAGTCGTGGCTTATGTGCTGCGAATTAGCCTGATTCTCACTGCCACTTGGATCCAAAAATACTGGCAATTTGAATTACTAGGTGCTGGCTATCTGCTGTGGTTGGTATTTCAACACTTTACCTCAAAAGAAAGCAAAGACGACCATCATCACGGTCCCCGTTTTAACTCTTTGTTGCAAGCCATACCTGTAATTGCCTTTACAGATTTAGCATTTTCCTTGGATAGTGTGACAACTGCGATCGCGGTTTCTCAAGAAAAATGGCTAGTGCTGACTGGTGCAACAATTGGTATCATTACCCTGCGATTTATGACCAGTTTATTTATCCGTTGGTTAGACGAATTTAAAAACCTCGAAGATGCCGGCTATATCACCGTGGCGTTTGTGGGTTTTCGCCTGTTATTGAGAGTTGTGAATGATAACTTAGTCCCACCAGAATGGGTCGTAATTTCGGCGATCGCAATAATTCTCGTCTGGGGATTCTCTGTGCGTAATGATATTGAAGAAGTACCGGAATTAGAACCGGAAAAAAGTGAAGTAGAGACTAGAGGCTAG
- a CDS encoding tetratricopeptide repeat protein, translated as MKSAFVSTLSYITLSIITTIALSPLVLAHPGKIALNSPENSTNQLISPELVNSRVEKLAQFRGTLEEERSQLIQQAKTLSSQGDFTGAEENLRQLIKKFPRYAFGHFELGNVLFRQDKAEEAINAYREAIRFNSNHALAYNGIGLVYASQGRWEEAITAYQKALEINPKYADALANSAVALLQSNQQSEGIAALEKALDIFKTQSRNERVFQIEQILQKLKTLDEPELS; from the coding sequence ATGAAATCAGCATTTGTTTCTACTCTGAGCTACATAACGCTGAGTATCATCACTACAATTGCTCTATCACCATTAGTGTTAGCGCATCCTGGAAAAATCGCGCTAAATTCACCGGAAAATTCGACTAATCAATTGATATCACCCGAACTTGTCAACAGTAGAGTTGAAAAACTGGCACAATTTCGCGGAACACTGGAAGAAGAGCGATCGCAGCTGATACAACAAGCCAAGACTTTATCCAGTCAGGGCGATTTTACAGGTGCAGAAGAAAACTTACGCCAATTAATTAAGAAATTCCCCAGATACGCCTTTGGACACTTTGAATTGGGAAATGTGTTGTTTCGACAAGATAAAGCAGAAGAGGCTATTAACGCTTACCGAGAAGCCATTCGCTTCAATTCAAATCATGCTCTAGCTTACAACGGTATTGGTCTAGTTTATGCTAGTCAAGGTCGTTGGGAAGAAGCTATTACAGCTTATCAGAAAGCTTTAGAAATTAATCCTAAATACGCCGATGCTTTGGCTAATTCAGCCGTAGCACTGTTACAAAGCAATCAACAAAGTGAGGGGATAGCTGCGTTAGAAAAAGCTTTAGATATCTTTAAAACCCAAAGTAGAAATGAAAGAGTTTTTCAAATTGAACAAATTTTGCAGAAGTTAAAAACTCTAGATGAACCTGAACTTTCATAA
- the speA gene encoding biosynthetic arginine decarboxylase codes for MGVESTATSEEVVMPSNGHKSELKSYKQKKLLPPSNTTGALPGSWKIEDSEALYRIEGWGEPYFSINAAGHITVSPKGDRGGSLDLFELVNALKQRNLGLPMLIRFSDILEDRIERLNACFNKAIARYNYPGVYRGVFPVKCNQERHLIEDLVKFGKPHQFGLEAGSKPELMIALALLDTPGALLICNGYKDREYIETAMLAQRLGQTSIIVIEQVEEVDLVIAAHRQLGIKPILGVRAKLSTQGMGRWGTSTGDRAKFGLTIPEIMGAVNKLREANLLDCLQLMHFHIGSQISAINVIKDAIQEASRIYVELALLGADMKYLDVGGGLGVDYDGSQTNFYASKNYNMQNYANDIVAELKDTCAEKQITVPTLISESGRAIASHQSVLIFDVLSTSDVPLDLPEPPQEEESPVIKYLWETYQSINQDNYQEFYHDAAQFKEEAISRFNLGILRLEERAKAERLYWACCQKILNITRQQEYVPDELEDLEKIMASIYYINLSVFQSAPDCWAIDQLFPIMPIHRLDEEPIRRGILADLTCDSDGKIDRFIDLRDVKSVLELHTFKPEEPYYLGMFLNGAYQEIMGNLHNLFGNTNAVHIQLTPKGYQIQHIVKGDTMSEVVSYVQYDSEDMVENIRQRCEKALEEKHITLAESQRLLQTYEQSLTRYTYLNS; via the coding sequence ATGGGTGTTGAATCAACTGCTACATCTGAAGAGGTAGTCATGCCTTCCAATGGACATAAATCGGAATTGAAAAGTTACAAGCAAAAAAAGCTGTTACCACCTAGTAATACCACAGGAGCTTTGCCTGGGTCTTGGAAAATTGAGGATAGCGAAGCCTTATACCGGATAGAAGGCTGGGGAGAGCCATATTTCTCCATTAACGCTGCTGGTCATATTACCGTTTCTCCCAAGGGCGATCGCGGCGGTTCTCTGGACTTGTTTGAATTAGTCAACGCCTTGAAGCAGCGTAATTTGGGGCTGCCGATGTTAATTCGCTTCTCCGATATTTTGGAAGACAGAATTGAGCGGTTGAATGCTTGTTTTAATAAAGCGATCGCCCGCTATAACTACCCTGGTGTATATCGTGGCGTGTTTCCCGTCAAGTGCAACCAAGAACGCCATTTAATTGAAGATTTGGTCAAATTTGGCAAACCGCACCAATTTGGCTTAGAAGCTGGTTCTAAGCCGGAATTAATGATTGCTCTAGCCTTGTTGGATACACCAGGAGCATTGCTGATTTGCAACGGCTACAAAGACCGGGAATACATCGAAACAGCAATGTTAGCCCAAAGACTAGGGCAAACCTCAATTATCGTCATAGAACAGGTTGAGGAAGTCGATTTGGTGATTGCGGCACACCGTCAATTAGGCATTAAGCCGATTTTGGGAGTTCGTGCCAAATTAAGTACCCAAGGTATGGGACGCTGGGGAACTTCCACAGGCGATCGCGCTAAATTTGGTCTGACAATTCCCGAAATCATGGGAGCTGTGAACAAACTCCGCGAAGCTAATTTGCTCGATTGTTTGCAGTTGATGCACTTTCATATTGGCTCACAAATCTCAGCCATCAATGTCATTAAAGATGCCATCCAAGAAGCCAGCCGTATCTACGTAGAATTAGCCCTATTGGGGGCAGACATGAAATACCTGGATGTTGGCGGTGGCTTGGGCGTAGATTACGACGGTTCCCAAACCAACTTCTACGCCTCGAAAAACTACAATATGCAGAACTATGCTAACGACATCGTAGCCGAGTTAAAAGATACCTGTGCAGAGAAGCAGATTACCGTACCAACACTGATTAGTGAAAGTGGAAGAGCGATCGCCTCCCACCAGTCCGTACTCATTTTTGACGTTCTCAGTACTAGCGATGTGCCGCTAGACTTACCAGAACCCCCCCAAGAAGAAGAATCCCCCGTGATCAAATACTTGTGGGAAACTTACCAATCAATCAATCAAGATAACTATCAGGAGTTCTACCACGACGCAGCCCAATTTAAAGAAGAAGCCATCAGCCGCTTCAACTTAGGAATCCTACGCCTCGAAGAACGAGCCAAAGCCGAGCGACTTTACTGGGCTTGCTGTCAAAAAATCCTGAACATTACTAGACAGCAGGAATACGTACCTGATGAATTGGAAGACCTAGAAAAGATTATGGCTTCCATTTACTACATCAATCTTTCAGTGTTTCAATCAGCACCAGATTGTTGGGCAATAGACCAACTATTCCCCATCATGCCAATACATCGCCTAGACGAAGAACCCATACGACGCGGAATTTTAGCAGACCTCACCTGTGATAGTGATGGCAAAATCGACCGCTTTATAGACCTACGCGATGTCAAATCAGTTTTAGAACTGCACACCTTCAAGCCAGAAGAACCCTACTATCTGGGGATGTTCCTTAATGGAGCCTACCAAGAAATCATGGGCAATTTGCACAACTTGTTTGGTAATACCAACGCAGTTCACATTCAGTTAACACCCAAAGGCTACCAAATTCAACACATCGTCAAAGGTGACACCATGAGCGAAGTTGTCAGCTACGTGCAGTATGACTCTGAAGATATGGTAGAAAATATCCGTCAGCGTTGTGAGAAAGCCCTAGAAGAAAAACATATCACCCTAGCTGAATCTCAGCGACTGCTACAAACCTACGAGCAAAGTCTCACAAGATATACCTATCTGAATAGCTAG
- the acs gene encoding acetate--CoA ligase, with the protein MSQPTIESILQEKRSFPPSSEFAQNAQIKSLADYQQLYDQAKANPQQFWAGLAETELEWFQKWDTVLDWQPPFAKWFVGGKINISYNCLDRHLTTWRKNKAALIWEGEPGDSRTLTYAQLHREVCQFANVLKQLGAKKGDRIGIYMPMIPEAAIAMLACARIGAPHSVVFGGFSSEALRDRLNDAEAKIVITADGGWRKDAIVPLKVEVDKALADHAVPSITDVLVVKRTGQHTQMEAGRDHWWHDLQQGVSADCPAEPMDSEDMLFVLYTSGSTGKPKGVVHTTGGYNLYSHITTKWIFDLQDTDVYWCTADVGWITGHSYIVYGPLSNGATTLMYEGAPRASNPGCFWDVIEKYGVNIFYTAPTAIRAFIKMGEHHPKTRNLSSLRLLGTVGEPINPEAWMWYHKIIGGERCPIVDTWWQTETGGIMITPLPGAIPTKPGSATLPFPGIIADIVDLEGNTVPNNEGGYLAVRYPWPGMMRTVYNDPERFRRTYWEHIPPKDGNYIYFAGDGARQDEDGYFWVMGRVDDVLNVSGHRLGTMEVESALVSHPAVAEAAVVGKPDEIKGEEVVAFVTLEGTYQASEELSKELKQHVVKEIGAIARPGEIRFTDALPKTRSGKIMRRLLRNLASGQEVSGDTSTLEDRSVLDKLREGA; encoded by the coding sequence ATGTCTCAGCCAACGATAGAATCAATTTTACAAGAGAAGCGCTCGTTCCCTCCTAGCAGCGAATTTGCTCAGAACGCCCAAATCAAAAGTTTGGCGGACTATCAACAACTCTATGATCAAGCCAAAGCTAATCCGCAGCAATTTTGGGCGGGATTAGCGGAAACTGAATTAGAATGGTTCCAAAAATGGGACACAGTGCTAGATTGGCAACCACCTTTTGCGAAGTGGTTTGTCGGTGGTAAAATTAACATTTCTTATAATTGCCTAGATAGACACCTGACTACTTGGCGTAAAAATAAGGCGGCGCTGATTTGGGAAGGGGAACCAGGTGATTCCCGTACACTAACTTATGCCCAATTACATCGCGAAGTGTGCCAGTTTGCCAATGTGCTGAAGCAATTGGGGGCGAAAAAAGGCGATCGCATCGGTATTTATATGCCGATGATTCCCGAAGCGGCGATCGCCATGTTAGCCTGTGCGAGAATTGGCGCACCCCACAGCGTCGTATTTGGTGGTTTTAGTTCCGAAGCTTTGCGCGATCGCCTCAACGATGCAGAAGCCAAAATAGTCATTACTGCTGATGGTGGTTGGCGCAAAGATGCGATCGTTCCCCTAAAAGTAGAAGTAGATAAAGCCCTCGCAGATCATGCTGTTCCCTCCATTACAGATGTGCTGGTAGTCAAACGCACAGGTCAACACACACAGATGGAAGCAGGACGTGACCATTGGTGGCATGATTTACAACAAGGCGTATCAGCAGATTGTCCGGCGGAACCGATGGACAGCGAAGATATGCTGTTTGTCCTCTACACTTCTGGTAGCACCGGCAAACCAAAGGGTGTTGTCCACACCACCGGTGGTTATAACTTATATAGCCACATCACCACCAAATGGATCTTTGATTTGCAAGATACAGATGTATATTGGTGTACTGCCGATGTCGGTTGGATTACTGGACACAGCTACATCGTTTACGGACCACTTTCCAACGGTGCAACAACTTTAATGTACGAAGGTGCGCCCCGTGCGTCTAATCCTGGCTGCTTCTGGGATGTAATTGAGAAATATGGGGTAAATATCTTTTATACAGCGCCTACAGCAATTCGGGCATTTATCAAAATGGGTGAACACCATCCCAAAACCCGCAATTTATCTTCTTTGCGGTTGTTAGGAACAGTCGGCGAACCAATTAACCCAGAAGCTTGGATGTGGTATCACAAAATCATTGGTGGTGAACGCTGTCCCATTGTGGATACTTGGTGGCAAACAGAAACCGGCGGTATTATGATTACACCATTACCCGGAGCCATTCCCACCAAACCAGGTTCAGCAACTCTGCCCTTCCCAGGTATTATTGCAGATATCGTTGATTTAGAAGGTAACACCGTCCCCAACAACGAAGGCGGTTATTTAGCAGTACGTTATCCTTGGCCGGGGATGATGCGGACAGTTTACAATGATCCAGAACGCTTCCGCCGCACTTATTGGGAACATATCCCCCCCAAAGATGGTAACTATATCTACTTTGCAGGTGATGGCGCGAGACAAGATGAAGACGGTTATTTCTGGGTAATGGGACGTGTCGATGATGTCTTGAATGTCTCAGGACACCGCCTGGGAACGATGGAAGTCGAATCAGCGTTAGTTTCTCATCCAGCCGTTGCAGAAGCTGCGGTAGTGGGTAAACCGGATGAAATTAAGGGTGAGGAAGTTGTGGCTTTTGTGACTTTAGAAGGCACATATCAAGCCAGTGAGGAACTGAGTAAAGAACTCAAGCAGCACGTTGTTAAAGAAATTGGGGCGATCGCCCGACCGGGAGAAATTCGGTTTACAGATGCTTTGCCCAAAACCCGATCTGGTAAAATTATGCGGCGCTTGTTGCGGAATCTCGCATCAGGTCAAGAGGTATCTGGTGATACTTCCACCTTAGAAGATCGCAGTGTTTTAGATAAATTGCGCGAAGGTGCTTAA
- a CDS encoding ATP-binding protein has protein sequence MSKDLLKSFQEAYRNLELLPLSQEKDLRDFRVDYGGNTIDELEQLVEDSPSSDGKIIFTGHRGCGKSTLLAEFSRNIHDRYFVVFFSIADTIEMSDVNHINILFAIGLNLMLEAEARQVNIPQSTKDALETWFTTRTRTEANSIQAEATSDNSILKILSTKLKVDSTIRYEIKQEFERKISELVAQLNIIAASIQAAYKKDVLVIIDDLDKLDLSVVNHIYKDNIKALCLPGFRIIYTIPIAALRETALKPIIENETNDQVVVMPVLKLFAKGDSRQPDAQPRQETFDILCKILQKRIQPELIQPEIAKNIALNSGGVLRELIRIANECCRICLRLIRRQPDEIVVINADILDQAINKIRNDFSLPLGSAEYKILQNTYQNFKPEDPKEQEFLDLLHGLYVLEYRNSKNWYDVHPIVVELLRDEGLI, from the coding sequence ATGTCTAAAGATTTGTTAAAGTCCTTTCAAGAAGCCTACCGCAACTTAGAATTGCTTCCTTTGTCTCAGGAAAAAGATTTGAGAGATTTTCGGGTTGATTATGGTGGGAATACTATTGATGAATTAGAACAGCTAGTGGAAGATAGCCCTAGCAGTGATGGCAAAATTATTTTTACCGGACATCGTGGTTGTGGTAAGTCAACTTTGCTAGCGGAATTTAGCCGCAACATTCATGATAGATATTTTGTGGTGTTTTTCTCCATTGCTGACACTATCGAAATGTCTGATGTGAATCACATCAATATTTTGTTTGCTATCGGTCTTAATTTAATGCTGGAGGCAGAAGCACGTCAAGTCAATATTCCTCAATCTACAAAAGATGCTTTAGAAACGTGGTTTACCACCCGCACCCGCACTGAAGCAAATAGCATCCAAGCTGAAGCAACTAGTGACAATAGTATATTAAAAATACTTAGCACTAAATTAAAAGTAGATTCCACAATTCGCTACGAAATTAAACAGGAATTTGAACGCAAAATATCTGAATTAGTTGCTCAGTTAAATATTATCGCTGCATCGATTCAAGCAGCATACAAAAAAGATGTCTTAGTAATTATTGATGATTTAGATAAACTTGATTTGAGCGTTGTTAATCATATTTATAAGGATAACATTAAAGCCCTGTGTTTACCAGGGTTTCGGATTATCTATACAATTCCGATTGCGGCACTGCGAGAAACGGCACTCAAGCCAATTATTGAAAATGAAACGAATGATCAAGTGGTGGTTATGCCTGTTTTAAAGTTATTTGCTAAAGGTGATAGTCGCCAGCCAGATGCACAACCACGTCAAGAAACATTTGATATTCTCTGTAAAATTCTCCAAAAACGCATTCAGCCAGAGTTAATTCAACCGGAAATAGCCAAAAATATCGCTTTAAATAGTGGTGGTGTCCTCCGGGAATTAATTCGGATTGCTAACGAATGTTGCCGAATTTGTTTGCGGTTAATTCGTCGCCAACCAGACGAAATTGTGGTGATTAATGCAGATATTTTAGACCAAGCCATTAATAAAATCCGCAACGACTTTTCTTTACCATTGGGTAGTGCAGAATATAAAATCTTACAAAATACTTATCAAAATTTTAAACCTGAAGACCCCAAAGAACAAGAATTTCTCGATTTATTACATGGTTTGTATGTTCTCGAATATCGCAATAGTAAAAACTGGTATGACGTACATCCCATAGTAGTGGAATTGTTGCGCGATGAGGGTTTGATATAA
- a CDS encoding 2OG-Fe(II) oxygenase: MLSIGQSYFETHGSDGKTDPVALANYLDKVDYFQNQIRSACLPYASPLDRLWEMLDQVMGVECVSIEGKPMTPGLVRVFPENFEFIPHNDIFHRDAPDVKIAEKINTHWAANIYLKTAPEGGRLQLWSQRFTEVELQQMTLVGSEFGYDRNKLPQPDVEVETQPGDLLLFDSTLVHAVTPIHKGIRVNISSFVGYRQNMPLLYWI; the protein is encoded by the coding sequence ATGCTCAGTATTGGACAAAGTTATTTTGAAACCCACGGAAGTGATGGTAAAACTGATCCAGTAGCTTTAGCTAATTACTTAGACAAGGTAGATTATTTTCAGAATCAAATTCGTTCGGCTTGCTTACCCTATGCTTCCCCACTAGACAGATTATGGGAAATGCTGGATCAAGTTATGGGTGTAGAATGTGTTTCTATAGAAGGAAAACCAATGACACCAGGACTTGTTCGTGTTTTTCCTGAAAATTTTGAATTTATTCCGCACAATGATATATTTCACAGAGACGCTCCAGATGTGAAAATAGCCGAAAAAATCAATACACACTGGGCTGCGAATATTTACTTAAAGACTGCCCCAGAAGGGGGAAGATTACAATTATGGAGCCAGCGTTTCACAGAAGTTGAATTACAACAGATGACCCTTGTAGGCAGTGAATTTGGATACGATAGAAATAAGTTACCACAGCCTGATGTAGAAGTAGAAACACAACCAGGCGATCTTTTACTATTTGACTCCACCTTGGTACACGCTGTCACACCTATACACAAAGGAATACGAGTTAACATTTCCTCATTTGTAGGCTACAGACAGAATATGCCGCTTTTATATTGGATATAG
- the ndk gene encoding nucleoside-diphosphate kinase, with translation MERTFLAIKPDGVQRGLVAEIIRRYETKGFTLVGLKFMKVSRELAEQHYDVHRERPFFPSLVDFITSGPVVAMVWEGDGVVASARKIIGATNPLTAEPGTIRGDFGISIGRNLIHGSDALETAQREIALWFKEEELVSWQPHLTPWLQE, from the coding sequence TTGGAACGCACATTTTTAGCAATTAAACCTGACGGTGTACAGCGTGGACTGGTAGCGGAAATCATCCGTCGCTATGAAACTAAAGGTTTTACCCTCGTGGGTTTGAAATTCATGAAAGTCAGCCGCGAATTGGCGGAACAGCATTATGATGTTCACCGGGAACGACCATTTTTTCCCAGTTTGGTGGATTTTATTACCTCTGGCCCCGTAGTCGCGATGGTTTGGGAAGGTGACGGCGTTGTGGCTTCTGCGCGCAAAATTATTGGTGCTACTAACCCTCTAACGGCAGAACCTGGAACCATTCGGGGCGATTTTGGCATTAGCATTGGCCGCAATCTGATCCACGGTTCTGATGCTTTGGAAACTGCACAAAGAGAAATAGCTTTGTGGTTTAAAGAAGAAGAATTGGTCAGCTGGCAACCACATTTAACACCTTGGTTGCAAGAGTAA